From the genome of Buteo buteo chromosome 4, bButBut1.hap1.1, whole genome shotgun sequence:
CTCTGTATGTGTTCCAGTGGCTTAACACccagaaagctggaaaatacCAGCTTCAAGCTCCTCTTTGAAGCTCATCTTCCAAGATGAACTTAAATACAAAGAAGATTCAGCCTGATGCACTTTTCCTGAATACATGAGAACCTTCTAACAAAGATCAGTTAGAAATTGGTCCATATAGTTTCCCATGTTTAATCAAAATGAACGACAGTAGACCAGAGacagtaaaaacaacaaaaaaagagatagGACATTAAATCTTCAAAGTATTTGTAAAGCTCCAAGTAGTGTGATGATTGAGCACTTGATTGAATGCTGCACATTATGAACAAGCCTCAATGAAAATGCCTGTTTCATCTGTACTAATGTTTTACCTTTCTTCCAATACAGGGATCCCACATACCCCAGCTGTGCATCCTCAGATCTGTACAATACTGATTAAAACTATCCAAAAATTTCAACTGTTCCAGCTGTCACAGAAAATAACTGGGGCCAGCTGAATGTCAGGATGCAAGTAGTTACTATTATACTACTACTTCTTCTTTGTAAACTGTCTGACTGTAGGAGGACAAGGAATAGGAGTTTGAGAAACAATGAAAGGGAAAACATCTTAAGGAAAGCATCTAGCACTGTTAAGCGCAATGCCCGAGGCCTACCATGTGATATATACAGTTATCTTCATGAGAAATACCTAGAttgtcaggaaagaaaattgatttttgtgGCACCTGATTGGCCAGAGGATTTAAAACACATGCTGCTAGCAAGAAACAGGATTCGTAAATTGAAGAATAATATGTTTTCCAAGTATAAAGTACTGAAAAGTCTGGATTTACAACAGAATGATATATCAAAAATTGAGAGCgaggctttttttggtttgaatAAACTTACCACACTCTTACTTCAGCATAACCAAATTAAGAGTTTATCTGAGGAGATCTTTATTTATACACCCAGTCTAAACTACCTACGTCTTTATGATAACCCCTGGCATTGCAACTGTGAACTAGAAACTCTTGTTACAATGCTACAGGTTCCAACAAACAGGAATTTGGGAAATTATGCCAAGTGTGTGCACCCAAtagaactgaaaaatcaaaagctaAAGCAGATAAAAGCTGAACAGCTATGTAGTGAAGAGGACAGGCAGGACCCCCAAAACATAAGACGGGAGAAGCCCGAAGCTGTCAAACCAGAATTTGATTCCTCTTTGTGCCACATGTATGTGTTTCCTGTACCAACTCtgaactgcaaaagaaaaggtttgtaTCTGTCCTTATAACTGAATTAACGATTTTAATATTCTTGCTCCCATACTACATTTATACACATATTATTTACAGCAAATATAGTACTAGTACTTGCTTTACTCACTTTAATATTGttaattgttttcctcttgTAACTATAAGCACCAGGTGGGAATTACTTCTGCATTTTACCTCTACTCTGCAGCCCCAATTCCAGATATTCTTTAATGCTCTAGTATAAGATATCCAACAAAAATcaacaggaataaaattaaGCACACTTAAGTTACTGAAGGACCAGCATCTCACTAATCCTGATTTTACAACTATAAACATACTAATCAGTCAAATTACAGCTGCGCTGAAATTGTTGTACtgaagagaaaagcacagagtgccttttcttctttccagtgTACAACACAAAGATAGCAACAACTTTGACAGAAGCAAGCTGTGAAGCAGAACTGGAGCAGCCAGCTGTGCTTACAATGCCCAAAGGAACCTGATTGCAAAGGAGAGCCATCGCATCCTCACATTTTCTGTGCAAGATTTCTTCTACTAAGGAAGAAATTGTATGCTTTTGTTCATAAAGAAATACCTCCTCTGTGTTCTTCCTCCCAGCATCCAGCTAACATTTTGAAGTTGAAGGGCCTTCAGTAAATGTTTTTCAGACACTTGGATCCATTCCATTCCTAAATCCTTCTCAGGCTCCTAAAAGCCACAGTTAAGCCTTAAGGGTAAACCAGCTGGGGCATATATCAACACAGAAGTGCACATTTATTCATGCTTtatatttcctgtattttatccAGTGATGAAACAAAGGAAGCAACAAAACAATTCAGAAGAGAGTCGTTCTTTAACATtacaaatctgaaataaaaaacaatacTAGAAGTAGCCAAAATTGGTAGGATTTTGTCGCAAATTTTGTGAAGCATAGCCTGCAATACCAGATCACTGCAGTGGTATCAAAGAGATGAGCTGAATGCATGAATACACTCAAAAACTTTTGGCAagtaaaatgttacttttttctctAAGTTCATTGAAACATTCAATGTGGTCTGCTCTTCATTGGATTTTCACAGGCttttatggtatttttaaaaaaatggtttgctGTCTTTAGTActaataatgaagaaataaagttaCTTCAACCTCTGCATGAGGGTACTAGAAGGTACAGGGACTCCATCCTTCAGATCAAGAACTAAGTATATCAGTCCAGGACTTCCTGAATGTCTAGCATGGACACATTGAGTACGTTCAATATTTTTTAGGAAGTATCAGATCTACTGTGCATATGCTTGACAGCTGGATGCAGATATCCCATGGACATTTGGGATTTCTGAACATATGGTAATCTTTGATGAAAGCATTGTACTTACTGTCTTTGCATATGATTACTGTGCAGCAGATGCACAATTTCATTGGAATTTTCATCAGAAATACGAGTATAATGTATCCAAAATGctgggaaaacacaaaaaaattctcTAAATCCACATGGACAAGATTTCAGAGTAGGAAAAAAGGGACATCAGTTGCCAAACCAGTAAGATGACATGAAAAGCTGCAATCCATTATTCCTTTACAATGGAGGGGATGGAATGACAAGCAGTTTGCCAGTACTATGTATCTCTAAGGAGATATGACAACAGGTCAGCAGCTTTCAGCTAATGTCAGAAAGCTCATGGAagaaacatcttaaaaatacatataaccATGTGTATGCTCTGCTTTTTGAAGAACTTCTTATTTTATCTCATCAGACCAGTGATACGCCAGATCCTTCAATACTTCAGAATGAAAGTGTCCTATGTCCTTGATTCTCTTTTatcaaaaaaagcaacaaaagttGGAAGCAAAAAGtaacttctgtttgcttttctgcaaaagaattTATATTTGCAAGAGcagttgaaaaaaatctattttctagTACTGCCAAACTCTCCAAGTCTCTAAATTCAAGCATTATTCACATTCATTTGGTGATAAATAGGCCCTGAAACTCCTGCACAAGCAGGAAGCACTCCAAACAGAGCAGGCTGGAGTAGTATTTATAGtatagtatatatatatatactataCTATAGTAtagtatttatgtatttataatacCAAAGCTCTGCTCAAAATCAGATATAAGGCAGGAAGACTGATACACTGCTTTAGCCTTGAGAATAGCTCAGAACTTCAGAAGTACACTGACAACACAAATTTCACCACAGATCCAGAAACTACTTGCTTTCATTCAGAGACGGTCAAATAAGAGATACTACtcattttcttgtaaaaacaGCCCAGGATTAGAACACTCATTGAGTAAACATAATCCTGGAGATTAGATTTATTAACATTACCCTGAGAGGATTCAAACCGCAGCTTACACTTCTCAAGAATGTGCCCCTACTACTGGACTAGAAGCTATTCTTTCTGTAACTCTTTTGCAAGGAACACTGTAAGGATACATACTCAGATGACTGAGAGGTGCTTGGCTACTTAGGTAATGCCAATGATACAAGTAGGATAGAGAAGTAGATAGACAGAACACCACTATGCTGCCTGGACATAACGactgtaaatattgtaacaaATATAAAGTCTTAAATATTACTAAAACTACATAACTGTAACTGAAGAACCATAATTATAACTGTAAATATTACTATAAATACTATAAAAACTAGCATTTTTATTGCTGATAAAATTTAGAACATTTTACCTTTTGGGAACACAAAACAAAGGATGTAAGACAGCACACTATAATTTGATTATGGAAGATGTTCATATAccaatgaacatttttttatatagttactctggtttcttttctttaaatgatcAAGCACTTCACACATACTTTTTATTAGTATAGTATCTTCACTACCTACCCTATCCCTATGCAAATGAATAATAGagttctattaaaataaaaatacaaaacacacaaaGAGGCTTTACTATAAGCATCAATGAAGACAGCAATTTTCACATGAAATGTATAGATACAAGTGAACAAAGCAATGAAATTcaagaagttgaaaaaaatatgttgacaCTAGTAGTGagaataaaagggaaagaaaacaagaaacaatgcTAGACTGACAAAACTGTGTGTGGTATGCAACTGTGATACCTAAGCAGTAAGAATAATCTAAAGATGACACAAGTtatatctttttcattttttaagatttaaagaAAGTTCCAGGTAACATACCTCCAGATATAGTTAAACTTGATTTGTCCAGCAACAAAATTAGACAACTACGAGCCAAAGAGTTTGAAGATGTCAGTGAACTGAAGATACTAAACCTAAACAGTAATGGAATAGCTTACATTGATCCTggtaagaataattttaaatattcattagaaagttatttgtgttttattaattATAAACTTTGATAATGTCTCTATCAGATataaatgtggggaaaaaaggatttaaaaatctaGAAGATGGTGCAAATTTTAGCTTTTGTACCACTCAATTCATAGATTAAAGGTTTGCACTGAAATGTATTCATCATGGAAATCAATAAAGAGAGACTGATTTCAGCTGCCCTTTCTTAATACTAAACCAACCAAGTATAAAAATTTAATTCTGCAGACTGAAGGCAAATCATTTCCCAAAATGCTAAACAGttcaatgattttttaaatatctttgcCAAATCTAAGAAAACTTGTCATATAATAAGGgtgcttttaaattatattgGACAATAAAGTAATAGATAAACCAAAAGGATTTAAACTCTTTTGGATTAAAAATCACTACATATAATTGCTGTTAAGTTATATATTATTAGAACTTAAGTGGCCCTGTTGGCATTTTGCTTATTGCCTGTGTGtatttggtttttaattatGAAAGCAAACACAAGGACAGAGAAAGTATGAAGCAAAAAGACCCTTCTCTAGTAGCATTTTGGAAATTAAGCTGCAGTAGAAAGTGATAATATCAGTAAAATGGTACTTATGAGGTTTAACATTAGACACAGTCAATTTATTTAAGACTTCTGCCATTAAATGGAACAGTATACTTGCAAAACATAGGAACCGCGTTCTGAAATGTGACTCAGAAGCATTATTATGAAGCTCCATGTTTATTCcatatcttaaaatattaacttaAAGGTTctacgcacacacacatacatacaaaatCTACTAGCACTGCACATTGTCTAATACATAATAAATTTCCATATTTCTACTTCTGTATCATGGCAGTAACAGTAGACTTCTATGACCAAATCAACCATTGATTCACCTTCACTGTCCCTATTCTACACTCATGCATGCCCTTTAAGTGGTTTATAACTTTACCAGCAGTACAACTCCCCTAATGTCAATATATTTATACCAACATGCACTTGTCAAGGCACAAGCCATATTTTAAAGTTCAGTGtttgaaaagtcttttttgtaggcttttgccaaaaaaaaataaataaatgtataattatgaaaatgtttttcctgttgCAAATATGCATGTTTTGTTCTAACTTATCTTTATAAGGTACCAATAACTATTTTTCTATTGACTAGCTGCTTTCTCAGGTCTCAATAACTTAGAGGAGCTGGATCTATCAAACAACAGCTTGCAGAATTTTGAATATGGAGTACTGGAAGATCtttactttctgaaaatactgtggCTGAGAGAGAATCCTTGGAGATGTGATTACAACATTCATTATCTTTTCTACTGGTTGAAGCATCACTACAATGTTCACTACAATGGCCTAGAATGTAAAATGCCTGAGGAATACAAAGGATGGTCTGTTGGAAAATATGTTCGAAGTTATTACGAGGAGTGCCCAAAAGACAAGCTGCCCATTTATCCAGAAACTTTTGATCTGGAAAAAGATGATGAGGAATGGGAACGACACAAAGAACAATCAGTTCAAACAGTAAAGAAGCACGGTGTAATTGTCACTGTGATAGGCTAataagggaatttttttttttaagtacattcAAATATTTGATACtctgacaaagaaaaacatgctgtttacattttttgttaattataCTGATTGTTTGTAGGACTATCTGCCTACAAAGTTCTGTTTATTGCAGTTAATAATTACAGAATGGCATTAGTTATACAGCATCCTTCATCAAGTAATTGTTTCTAACAATTTGTTCCGGACAttcttgtgaaatattttggcaaatATTTGAAACTATACAGTAGAAGTCGATAGACACAAATGTACATAATGTGGTGGGGAGGAGCTGTCTTATGTATGAACACAGCTTATGAGTTGACACAGAACTTTCTGCAGAATTGTGATCAAGACACATTTTTCTTGAATGTATTGACAGTTCTTTGTATCTATCAGTTTCCTGAAATATtcccagaaaatatttctaagatTTTTGTATCAGCTTCCTGTTGTTTTATTGTATACGAAAAATCAAACTCAAGACTAACCTTAAATACAGTTCTAAAAACAGGAATGGCAGTCGTTATACTGATTAGAATTCAAACCCAGAAGTGCTGACTTACCAGTGTTCCTGCTCAGTCTTGAGTGAATAATTCAGCTTCTGCCTCTTCCATACCTGAGCTGCCTGAAACCATGAGTAGCCAAGACATGGTTGGTTCCCAACATCCAGCTCCACATGCTCATATTTgccttgtttggtttttgtagTAGGCAGAGCTGAAGTCTTTCTAGGAGATATTTTAGGTTGCCGTGTCAATTTGACACAGCTTACATAACATCACTTCTAGGTGAAGAGGACCACGTGAAGGCTGCTGTGGTCTGCATCTAACATGCCAGTGCCCATCCAAACCGAAGGTAAGTATGCTTTTGAGTGCTCACTAAAAGTGTAGGACATTCTCACAGTCCACCCTTCCCTCAGCTCATTTGTAAAATGCACATTGTAGCACCTCCTTACCACACAACTGTCTATGTGAATatagatttattaaaaattgtGATTATTCTAATACTATGGTAACAGAGCCATACAAATGCCCCAGCTAAGTAGACAATATCTCTAAAGATAAAATTCCTTGCTACACAATATACTGGCTAAAAGTTCTTTTACAAAAAAGCTGAATGACTATTCTTAGCTTTTACAAAacagttctgtttttttaatttctgcatcaGTTAATATTGAACTAGCAGAACTGGTGCCTCTTAAAGGCAGATACTATAAACCCCTTTTTACACATGGAAAAGATAAGTAACTCCTCAAGCTCACATGGTGGACAAGTAGGAGATGCTGGGTTAAAACTCCAGTATTCCCAGCTCAAGCCCTAGACCAATCTCCTGCTCTTAGATCAGCAAGAAATATATAAGTGCAGGATAGAGATTCAGAGCCAAAACTTTAAATATCTGTTGGCTACCATGGAAGAAGTTCTGGAACACTCCAGGGAGAAAATTTCCTCCTTTAAAGATCTGCACACGATAACAGTGTTTGTGGATTCCTCTGGTGCTTTAGCCACAAGCCCAAAAGGTCacatattttgttttagaaGTGCAATACAAAGCACTCAGTGCTTTTATGCTAACATGAAGTAAAagaacataaaggaaaaaatcagaaattattaaGGGTGGTAGGAATGCCAAAAAATCCTTAAGCAAACACATCCTGTTATTAACTGCATTCCTTCATGTCCTCCATTATTCAGATTGTGGATATATTTAATGGTGCTTTACTGATAAACTGAATAATTTAGCCATTTCTTACacaacatcttttaaaaactttatagGAAATACAACAGTATCTGACTCATCCCTGCTCCTGGGATATCTTAAGCATTATCTTAATTATTAAAGGTTAATCTTTATAAGATGGAACACATATGAAAATCCCATTTGGCCAGTAATATTCATTAAATGGGGCATTTTCTAGAAACTTAAaagtgctgaaagaaaaaaaatctgtcataaGTAGTAGCCAGCATGAAgaactcctcctcctctcaaaTTCTGGAGGATTATTTCAGTACAGAATGGAACTACCGGGAATGATTGAAAAGGACAGACAATGGAACCACAGCAGATCTTCTGTTATTGGCAGCACAGCcaatgaagaaaagctgagtaggaaaaaatgaatttataaacCATGTTAGGTTAATTTCTGCAAAGAGCATTAAGAAAAAACCTAGCTTGAGGTAGGCTAAAGTCTGGGTAGAAAAGGCAATCTAGGAAAGGAATATAAGATAAAAGCTGGGTGAGAGGTCTCTGATCTCTCTAGTCAGCAAAAGGTTACCAGTCGGAAAAGCAGTGGAATAAGACTGAGGACCACAAGCAGCGGCCTAATTGTTGTAAATAACAAGTTCAAAGGCCCTGGGGATTCCTAAACAGATCACGAAATGTGCCTCTTAGGACCAAGATTAAAACCTGGAGGTCGCAGTGATATATAGGACAATTGTTCAGTAGAAGCCAGAGTtgagggtgtgtgtgtgatctTTCAGGTTTCTCAAACAGTGGCACCAGAAAGTGTTGCATCTGCTGAAGGTTCAAGGGGGCTGATGACCTAAACATGCTGCCTATATCTAACAGCACAAGAAGTTTGGTGACAGCTATTAAGTGTGAAATCTGTAAGTGAGGGACATATCAACAAGGACACTCTAGAGGAAGATGGTTTAACAACTATCCACCaaataaatgtttcagtgtGAACTTGTGAAATCAGTGTCATCTCAGAAGCTCCATGAAAGAAACACTTGTGCAATAACACCAAAATGAAATTCAATACTTAAGAGCAGATCTGTCTAGACCTCTAAGAATCAACAAGTGAAAAGACTTCTAGTAGTCAAGAGAAGAAACGACGGAAGTTTTGAATGCTGGAATTGTCCTTGCTACTATTTTCCTTAGATGGTCTCTGGAGCCTTCAAGGAGTAGCTGGAAGTTCTATTCTTTTAACTGCAATGCACTATAATTTTATTCCTTACTGTCTAAAGCTATTGCATATTTCAGTTTTTGCAATGACACTAGAGAATTGTTATAAAATAGATATAGAAGTATTCAGGTGGCAATTTAGTTtcctataatttaaaaaaaaggtgggggggaagcCCTCCTTGAAAAACTAGCTGGAACCCATTAGGGTTTTCTGCATGTTGGCATTTTCAGATGCTGATACTGAGGATGTGTCAGAATAGACACAGAATAGTAATTGCAATTCCAATTCCAAATAATGAAAGTACACAAGAATGGAAATATTAGATTGGGGCAAGGGTAATATATGCTAGCATGTGCTCCTGACAGTGTCTGGTAGCAAATTCTTTGAGAAAAGACTGTATCAACAGGAAAAGCATATAGGAACTATTAAGATTGTAAAGAAGGAGGCAGCccaaggaaaaacacaaaaatatatttgaaaaacgTACATATGGGGAAGAGGACTAACAGTTGATAAAAACTTCAGCATTGCAGGGTTAACTCCTATTTCTCTGACCTTCTCCGAAATGAACTGTAAACTAAAGTACACCCTCCATGAAATACCATAGCCACAATGTAATGTTGAAATTTCTTTGTTCCTGTACTATTTAATCATAAAAGTCCCAGAAGCATTTCCATGtctaaaagaaaatagtgggccttcctcttcctttacATGCTTTTTAAGTCCTTTCTTTCAGTAATGTCTCTCTTGAttccccttctttctctgtCCATATCCAGAAAATAATTGTATGATAGTGCATTGTCTTCCTGATATGCAGCATATATACTGGGAGTGCTGTCTTAAGGGATAAACTACAGTGCTCTATAGAAGCAGTGCCCCTCTCTCCACAAAGCACacatgaaacacagaaaagattattttgcgCCATGTTTTGCCATGACAGGGTGCAGGAAAAATGGATAGTTCTGTCAATACTGTGACCACTACTGggaataaaacacttcaaaagctTCCGAGGAAATTTTAGCTCCTGCACTATGAATATGAATGACAGCTTTTAAATGCAGTTCCCAGTCACATATTGAAGTCAAATGATTCTCTAAGATCACTGAGTGGGTGGAGTAATACCAGAAACAGCTGAGCTGTAATCCATGCATCTCATatactcatttttctttggcaCAATAACACATTCATCTGCCAAAGACA
Proteins encoded in this window:
- the LRRC17 gene encoding leucine-rich repeat-containing protein 17, which codes for MQVVTIILLLLLCKLSDCRRTRNRSLRNNERENILRKASSTVKRNARGLPCDIYSYLHEKYLDCQERKLIFVAPDWPEDLKHMLLARNRIRKLKNNMFSKYKVLKSLDLQQNDISKIESEAFFGLNKLTTLLLQHNQIKSLSEEIFIYTPSLNYLRLYDNPWHCNCELETLVTMLQVPTNRNLGNYAKCVHPIELKNQKLKQIKAEQLCSEEDRQDPQNIRREKPEAVKPEFDSSLCHMYVFPVPTLNCKRKDLKKVPGNIPPDIVKLDLSSNKIRQLRAKEFEDVSELKILNLNSNGIAYIDPAAFSGLNNLEELDLSNNSLQNFEYGVLEDLYFLKILWLRENPWRCDYNIHYLFYWLKHHYNVHYNGLECKMPEEYKGWSVGKYVRSYYEECPKDKLPIYPETFDLEKDDEEWERHKEQSVQTVKKHGVIVTVIG